A window of the Eremothecium cymbalariae DBVPG#7215 chromosome 5, complete sequence genome harbors these coding sequences:
- the USO1 gene encoding Uso1p (similar to Ashbya gossypii AER045C), with product MELIQGFIQPPKVPSVESTIPTLCDRVEYSTLIGDRRSAVLGLKSFSREYRETVIASGLKPLINALRKDYEDEDSAKAILETLLILFIRGEGFNDLTRTWVSQQSRLQNSKYPSPLIMKQELEKFDQFSLWIADALTQSNDLVHLLVQLAETGNFHIRLYAIQLLEAIITTRPFRAREAIMSLPTGVSTLVSMLETAHDPIRDETILLLMAVANDNHHIQKLVAFENIFERLFQIIEAEGGLRGSIVVQDCLFLINIILRYNASNQSLFFETGNLPYIARLLDEPLSSEEFYWNDQRVSNIKAALDIVRLTVEPGDSVTSAHQQSFFKANILMTILRLAFFRGTPNSIRPLALLTTADIIRGNNAIQRQLGNIDVPFWDPSLPQLSPQSEIIPMPVVDLLLNWILYANSVHTFEIRIATLELLKAYLSVNPELCKEFVQLQIDQFKAGFIDNGKQNINILSALLDYDPHLNLNPYKLFFASDLILFLFQSEDSEHIGISDMLREVVSGDDSNGVEELTSIQSIIELLLMTLSSPDCRIPISYLSLLIVWLFEDFLAVNAFLSNKSNIKSLLNYVSQFQDENMTVRCMIVMLLGVAYEFSSDSSPLSRAELYEMLFSTIGVDNYASRIRQFKESSLFSTAGSYYFDHEFDDTGLPKIYFNSYFTELFRENYYRIQSALRRSPDTQPNLKISFKDFDELQQQFSAVTKHLESLQTSSSETIEGLENKLEVLKDELRSLKVAKEEYTKDISLSEEKYSELSNQLDEANKRIRELSDKNAKLDDLKKNHLKSIENNKSRLAEFKDRIISLEKSLHSITEEKKKAEEGINKMSRELFSLSKEKSLLSTEMDKLKSASDKEKSKLSQVVGEREAHIAKMKTELADIFNQKNQLEISNESLSKELSDIKPRFSSHEMLIPKLTEKLKSLATNCKELEIKNNSLKKQLDEARSTSSLEIASLKSEIETLVAEKSILDQKSNNLEVQLGKIQRELELAKVEVEDSKTKLSDENSRLHENLKNLKDQLSSITSERDQQKLKSESLAGDLTKVSAEIKKLQNDYESLIKKLKVTNSDLDSCNERLKQSQIERDTLELEFKTISTQNSELQKKIEDLTLENKSNTASLSEDIFQNDSTVDKSDEFELEELRTALKNVTANYDAAKAKVDELERNLRVLSEKSKNNDYNDNSELKKLQSQIADYKGKLSNTETNYTDLKKAYEELEKTHRLTLKEAEKSSTNSKSQVGQVSDLSSDVENSKGGKDDYIVESNSEKAQLETELENLKNQLQIQRDEMAAKNNLLDTKLAELAVIHEESNDLRSKLEQFQKKAANSESERDDLILLVSELDEKNQKYRAKLQTLGHPVSSDEDTDAENEDE from the coding sequence ATGGAATTAATACAGGGATTTATTCAACCTCCAAAGGTTCCTTCTGTTGAAAGTACTATTCCAACGCTTTGTGATCGTGTTGAATATTCGACGTTGATTGGCGATAGACGTTCTGCAGTGTTAGGTCTAAAGTCTTTCAGTCGCGAATATAGAGAGACTGTGATTGCTTCAGGTCTTAAACCTTTGATAAATGCGTTAAGAAAGGATTATGAAGACGAGGATTCAGCAAAGGCTATTTTAGAGACATTGTTAATACTTTTTATCAGAGGAGAAGGGTTCAATGATTTGACACGTACTTGGGTTTCACAGCAGTCCAGGTTACAGAATAGTAAATATCCTTCTCCATTAATTATGAAGCAAGAGcttgaaaagtttgatcAATTTTCCTTGTGGATTGCCGATGCTTTAACTCAATCAAATGACTTGGTGCATCTGTTGGTACAATTGGCTGAGACTGGGAACTTCCACATTAGACTGTATGCCATTCAGTTGCTGGAAGCCATCATCACGACCAGGCCATTTAGGGCTCGTGAGGCAATAATGTCTTTACCAACTGGTGTTTCTACATTGGTTTCAATGTTAGAGACTGCACACGATCCGATTCGGGATGAGACAattcttttgttgatggCTGTTGCCAATGACAATCATCACATACAAAAACTTGTtgcatttgaaaatatatttgaacggttgtttcaaataattgaaGCTGAGGGTGGCTTAAGAGGATCCATTGTTGTTCAAGATTGTTTGTTccttatcaatattatctTAAGATATAACGCCTCGAATCAATCGCTTTTCTTCGAAACTGGAAACCTCCCATACATTGCAAGACTTTTAGATGAACCTTTATCTTCTGAAGAATTTTACTGGAATGACCAACGTGTTTCGAATATTAAGGCTGCTTTGGATATTGTGAGATTAACTGTTGAACCAGGTGATTCAGTAACTTCCGCACATCAGcaatctttttttaaagcgaatattttaatgacCATTTTACGTCTGGCATTTTTCCGTGGCACTCCAAACTCTATTAGACCTTTGGCGTTGCTAACCACTGCAGATATTATTAGGGGAAATAATGCAATACAAAGGCAGCTAGGGAATATCGATGTTCCATTTTGGGATCCTAGCTTACCGCAGCTTTCTCCGCAATCCGAAATTATTCCTATGCCAGTAGTTGatttattattgaattggaTTCTTTATGCGAATTCTGTGCACACTTTTGAAATTAGAATTGCTACATTGGAGCTATTGAAAGCATATCTTAGTGTAAATCCGGAGCTATGCAAAGAATTTGTACAACTTCAGATAGATCAATTTAAAGCCGgttttattgataatggtaagcaaaatatcaatatacTTAGTGCCTTGTTGGATTATGATCCTCATTTGAATCTTAATCCATATAAATTATTCTTCGCTTCCGACCTAATACTATTTTTATTCCAATCGGAAGACAGCGAGCATATAGGAATATCAGATATGTTACGTGAGGTGGTTAGTGGTGATGATTCAAATGGCGTTGAAGAGTTGACATCAATTCAAAGTATTAttgaattattattaatgacTCTCAGCTCGCCGGATTGCAGAATCCCAATTTCATACTTGAGTTTGCTAATTGTATGGCTGTTTGAAGATTTTCTAGCTGTAAATGCTTTCCTTTCAAATAAGTCCAACATAAAGTCACTATTGAACTACGTTTCTCAATTTCAGGATGAGAATATGACCGTAAGATGTATGATAGTTATGCTCTTAGGCGTTGCATATGAATTTTCAAGTGATTCATCTCCTTTGTCACGAGCAGAACTTTATGAAATGTTGTTTAGTACTATCGGTGTAGATAATTATGCCTCAAGAATAAGACAATTTAAGGAATCTTCTCTATTCAGTACTGCAGGTAGTTACTATTTTGATCATGAATTTGATGACACTGGTTTGCCGAAAATTTACTTTAATAGTTATTTTACTGAGTTGTTTAGGGAAAATTATTATCGAATCCAATCAGCTTTGAGGCGTTCCCCTGATACACAACCTAATCTCAAGATATCTTTCAAGGATTTTGATGAACTACAACAGCAGTTTTCAGCTGTCACGAAGCATTTAGAAAGTTTGCAGACTTCCAGTTCGGAAACAATCGAGGGTTTAGAAAATAAGCTTGAAGTTCTCAAAGACGAGCTCAGATCTTTGAAGGTAGCAAAGGAGGAGTATACTAAGGATATTTCTCTTTCGGAGGAAAAATACTCTGAATTATCAAATCAATTGGATGAAGCAAATAAAAGGATAAGAGAACTATCCGACAAGAATGCAAAACTGGATGACCTGAAGAAGAACCACTTGAAGAgcattgaaaataataaatctCGCTTAGCAGAATTCAAAGACCGTATCATATCCTTGGAAAAATCTTTGCATTCAATAACcgaggaaaagaagaaggcagAAGAAGGTATTAACAAGATGAGTAGAGAACTCTTCTCATTAAGCAAAGAAAAAAGCCTACTTAGTACAGAAATGGATAAATTGAAAAGCGCTTCTGACAAGGAAAAGAGCAAGTTATCTCAAGTAGTTGGTGAACGTGAAGCACATATAGCTAAGATGAAAACGGAACTTgctgatatttttaatcaaaaaaatcaacttgAAATATCCAACGAGAGTCTCTCAAAAGAATTATCGGATATAAAACCTAGATTTTCCAGCCATGAAATGCTGATTCCTAAGTTGACTGAGAAGCTTAAGTCTCTCGCTACTAATTGCAAGGAgcttgaaataaaaaataattccTTAAAGAAACAACTGGATGAGGCTCGTTCAACCTCTAGTCTAGAAATTGCATCTTTGAAATCTGAAATAGAAACCTTAGTCGCTGAGAAGAGCATTTTAGACCAGAAGAGCAATAACCTTGAAGTTCAACTCGGTAAAATTCAAAGAGAATTAGAACTGGCAAAggttgaagttgaagattccaaaacaaaactttctGACGAAAATTCCAGGTTACATGAAAACCTTAAGAATCTGAAAGACCAACTATCTTCTATAACCTCTGAAAGGGATCAGCAGAAACTCAAATCCGAATCACTCGCTGGAGACTTGACTAAAGTGTCCGCTgagattaaaaaattacaaaatgATTATGaatctttgataaagaagttaaaaGTTACAAATTCAGACCTTGATTCATGTAATGAAAGGTTGAAGCAATCTCAAATCGAACGTGATACTCTTGAACTTGAGTTTAAAACCATTTCGACACAAAATTCTGAGCTAcagaaaaaaattgaagatcTGACACTGGAAAACAAATCTAATACAGCGTCTCTATCAGAAGACATATTCCAGAATGATAGTACTGTCGATAAGAGCGATGAATTTGAGTTAGAAGAACTACGTACAGCCTTAAAAAATGTTACTGCAAATTATGATGCCGCTAAAGCAAAGGTTGATGAGCTGGAGAGGAATTTGAGAGTCCTAAGTgaaaaaagtaaaaataatgattataatgataattcggaattaaagaaacttcAAAGTCAAATAGCTGATTACAAGGGTAAATTATCTAATACTGAAACAAACTATACTGATTTAAAAAAGGCCTATGAGGAATTAGAGAAAACCCATAGGTTAACACTGAAAGAAGCTGAAAAGTCCTCAACAAACTCAAAGTCCCAAGTAGGACAAGTATCAGACTTATCTtctgatgttgaaaattCTAAAGGTGGAAAGGATGATTACATAGTGGAATCAAATTCTGAAAAAGCCCAGTTAGAAACAGAACTTGAAAACTTGAAGAACCAACtccaaattcaaagagaTGAAATGGCGGCTAAAAACAATTTATTAGACACTAAACTTGCTGAATTAGCCGTTATCCATGAGGAATCAAACGACTTGCGCTCTAAACTAGAACAGTTTCAGAAAAAAGCTGCCAATTCTGAATCGGAACGTGAtgatttgattttattgGTATCTGAGTTAGACGAGAAAAACCAGAAATACCGCGcaaaacttcaaacttTAGGTCATCCAGTAAGCTCAGACGAAGACACAGATGCtgaaaatgaagatgaataa
- the KTR1 gene encoding alpha-1,2-mannosyltransferase KTR1 (similar to Ashbya gossypii AGL267C) — MSRFVRNERLWSLAGIASILVITFWVVIQGAGVSDVSQYKRKPGWANNDNFNYKVAKQKETASWNKEKAAFVTLARNSDLYSLLPSILSVEDRFNHRFHYDWVFLNDEPFSDEFKRVTSAMVSGKTKYGIIPKEQWSFPDWIDQDAAAKTREQMEKDKVIYGGSISYRHMCRYESGFFYRHEEMMEYEWYWRVEPHIKLYCDIDYDVFKFMKDNNKKYGFTISIHEYPFTIKTLWSSTKEFIEANPQYVHKNNMLPFISDDNGKNYNLCHFWSNFEIGSLDFWRGEAYSKYFDFLDKKGGFFYERWGDAPIHSIAAALFLDRDEIHHFDDIGYLHPPFTQCPIEEKFRTEHNCACNPDDDFSWKAFSCNVKYYLEKDLKKPTGWAEHTG; from the coding sequence ATGTCGAGATTTGTGAGAAATGAACGATTATGGAGTTTGGCTGGGATTGCATCGATTCTTGTGATTACCTTCTGGGTTGTGATTCAGGGGGCAGGGGTATCGGATGTTAGTCAGTATAAGAGGAAGCCAGGGTGGGCTAACAATGATAATTTCAACTATAAGGTAGCAAAGCAGAAGGAGACGGCATCTTGGAATAAAGAAAAGGCTGCTTTTGTTACGCTAGCCCGGAATAGTGATCTTTACAGTTTGCTTCCGTCTATTTTGAGTGTTGAGGATCGGTTCAACCATCGGTTCCATTATGATTGGGTATTTTTGAATGACGAGCCATTTAGTGATGAGTTCAAGAGGGTGACTTCTGCTATGGTTAGTGGTAAGACGAAGTATGGGATAATTCCGAAGGAACAGTGGTCGTTCCCTGACTGGATTGATCAGGATGCGGCCGCTAAGACACGTGAACAGATGGAAAAGGATAAGGTTATTTACGGTGGTTCTATTTCGTACCGACACATGTGTCGGTACGAATCGGGGTTTTTCTACAGACACGAAGAAATGATGGAATATGAATGGTACTGGCGTGTTGAGCCGCATATTAAGTTGTATTGTGACATAGATTATGATGTATTCAAATTTATGAAGGATAATAACAAGAAGTATGGCTTCACAATTTCTATTCACGAATATCCGTTTACGATAAAGACGTTATGGAGTTCTACCAAGGAGTTCATAGAAGCCAATCCTCAATACGTTCACAAAAATAATATGCTTCCCTTTATCTCAGACGACAACGGTAAAAACTACAATTTGTGTCACTTCTGGTCAAACTTTGAGATAGGATCTTTAGACTTTTGGAGAGGAGAAGCCTACTCTAAATACTTTGATTTCTTGGATAAGAAAGGTGGATTCTTTTACGAAAGGTGGGGGGATGCACCTATCCACTCTATAGCAGCAGCCTTGTTTTTGGACAGGGATGAGATACAccattttgatgatattggaTACCTTCACCCGCCATTCACCCAATGCCCAATTGAAGAGAAGTTTAGGACTGAGCATAACTGTGCCTGTAACccagatgatgattttagTTGGAAGGCCTTCTCATGTAATGTCAAGTACTACTTAGAAAAAGACTTGAAGAAACCAACTGGCTGGGCAGAACACACTGGTTAG
- the OCA1 gene encoding putative tyrosine protein phosphatase OCA1 (similar to Ashbya gossypii ADL260W), with amino-acid sequence MIDNEVDINDEEQNIYCNDGSEALFQPCQATIPQPLDQKIVPPLNFCPVERYLYRSGQPSAVNFPFLLNLNLRTIIWLANEDPQDALLAFCDLHGIKLQFAAINPEGGEDDNPWDGLTEHSIVSALQTIVNQNNYPLLVCCGMGRHRTGTVIGCLRRIMGWNLASVSEEYRRFTGSRGGRILVELLIEAFDPRTVKIDNAHAPQWLTSAITVCSSTSSSSNRGK; translated from the coding sequence ATGATAGACAATGAAGTTGATATCAACGACGAAGAACAGAATATATATTGCAATGATGGTAGTGAGGCCTTGTTTCAACCCTGTCAAGCCACAATCCCGCAGCCTCTTGACCAGAAGATAGTGCCCCCATTGAATTTCTGTCCTGTGGAACGTTATCTATACCGCAGTGGACAGCCGTCTGCAGTTAATTTCCCCTTCCTGCTAAATCTAAACCTGCGCACTATTATCTGGCTAGCAAACGAGGATCCCCAGGACGCCCTGCTAGCTTTTTGTGATCTGCATGGTATTAAACTACAATTTGCTGCTATTAACCCGGAGGGGGGGGAGGATGACAACCCGTGGGATGGGCTCACAGAACACTCCATCGTCAGCGCCTTGCAAACCATTGTTAACCAGAACAATTACCCACTGCTTGTGTGCTGCGGAATGGGCAGACACCGCACTGGAACTGTGATCGGCTGTCTCCGCCGGATCATGGGATGGAACCTTGCTAGCGTCTCCGAAGAATATAGACGGTTCACCGGGTCCAGGGGCGGTAGGATCTTGGTGGAGTTGTTAATAGAAGCATTCGATCCCAGGACTGTTAAAATAGACAACGCCCATGCCCCCCAATGGCTAACCAGCGCTATTACTGTGTGCTCGTCTACCTCTAGCTCGTCGAATCGTGGGAAGTAA
- the OST2 gene encoding dolichyl-diphosphooligosaccharide-protein glycotransferase (similar to Ashbya gossypii ADL261C), producing the protein MVRGLKKKLNTAPAGGSVVGYSSGVFKQFQESLMTSWKAYNNDIQSDTRLRVIDTFCLGLVVMGMVQMAFMLVLRDTFPFNAFLAGFISCVGQFVLLISLRLQTATPFKGISRQRALGEFIFASLVLHFICIHFIN; encoded by the coding sequence ATGGTTCGCggattgaagaagaagttgaatacGGCCCCAGCAGGAGGATCCGTTGTAGGATACAGCAGTGGGGTGTTTAAACAGTTTCAAGAGTCGTTGATGACTTCGTGGAAGGcatataataatgatatcCAGTCGGACACGAGATTACGTGTGATTGATACTTTTTGTCTTGGGCTCGTGGTTATGGGTATGGTGCAGATGGCTTTTATGCTTGTGTTGAGAGACACATTTCCCTTCAATGCGTTCTTAGCTGGGTTTATTAGTTGTGTGGGGCAGTTTGTGCTGTTGATTTCTTTACGATTGCAAACAGCTACGCCATTTAAAGGAATATCTAGACAGAGAGCTCTTGGCGAGTTCATTTTTGCTAGTCTGGTGTTACACTTTATCTGTATACATTTTATCAATTGA
- the RPS7A gene encoding 40S ribosomal protein eS7 (similar to Ashbya gossypii ACL076W), protein MSAPLAKILSQAPTELELQVAQAFIDLENSSPELKADLRPLQFKSIREIDVAGGKKALAIFVPVPSLAGYHKVQTKLTRELEKKFQDRHVIFLAERRILPKPSRRSRQTQKRPRSRTLTAVHDKILEDLVFPTEIVGKRVRYLVGGNKIQKVLLDSKDVQQVDYKLESFQAVYNKLTGKQIVFEIPSETH, encoded by the exons ATGTCAGCTCCACTAGCTAAGATTTTGTCCCAAGCTCCAACTGAATTGGAATTGCAAGTTGCTCAAGCTTTCATTGACTTGGAAAACTCTTCTCCAGAGTTGAAGGCCGACTTGAGACCATTGCAATTCAAGTCCATCAGAGAA ATCGACGTTGCTGGTGGTAAGAAGGCTTTGGCCATCTTTGTGCCAGTTCCATCTTTGGCTGGTTATCACAAAGTCCAAACCAAGTTGACCAGAgagttggagaagaagttcCAAGACCGTCACGTTATTTTCTTGGCTGAAAGAAGAATCTTACCAAAGCCATCTAGAAGATCTAGACAGACCCAAAAGAGACCAAGATCTAGAACCTTGACTGCTGTTCACGATAAGATCTTGGAAGACTTGGTTTTCCCAACCGAAATTGTTGGTAAGAGAGTAAGATACTTGGTTGGTGGTAACAAGATCCAAAAGGTTTTGTTGGATTCCAAGGATGTCCAACAAGTTGACTATAAGTTGGAATCTTTCCAAGCTGTTTACAACAAGTTGACTGGTAAGCAAATTGTCTTTGAAATCCCATCTGAAACCCACTAA
- the PIN2 gene encoding Pin2p (similar to Ashbya gossypii ADL259W), translated as MSVAVYQGKSFIDDVRNTTRSFGSWDTCMDNKGCKVISITGIVLGSIVAIWIVGSLLRCIKQGITGVVDFLCWPCCCLARHRSRRKDRRRAMQKYHMDSGPPPVIYQPVVQPEAVHLYNKDDYYSEGMKDKNSHAHEEKYYDLEVQKRGMVQNQYSRPDATKAPVVYDEDVNMGEEMLWSTNMASVPPPYTEKRKSLHRPYQAPYPSDST; from the coding sequence ATGTCAGTAGCAGTGTATCAAGGTAAGTcatttattgatgatgttcGAAATACAACAAGAAGTTTTGGTAGTTGGGATACATGTATGGATAATAAAGGATGTAAGGTGATATCAATTACAGGGATTGTTTTAGGGTCGATAGTGGCTATTTGGATAGTGGGATCTTTGTTGAGATGTATTAAGCAGGGTATTACTGGAGTAGTAGATTTTTTATGTTGGCCTTGCTGTTGCTTGGCCAGGCACAGGTCGAGGAGAAAGGACCGGCGTAGAGCAATGCAAAAGTATCATATGGATAGCGGGCCACCGCCGGTTATTTATCAACCTGTGGTGCAGCCTGAGGCGGTGCATCTTTATAATAAGGATGATTACTACAGTGAGGGTATGAAGGATAAAAATAGCCATGCACATGAGGAGAAATATTACGATTTAGAGGTACAAAAGAGAGGAATGGTACAAAATCAATACAGCAGGCCTGACGCCACGAAGGCGCCAGTTGTAtacgatgaagatgtcAATATGGGAGAGGAGATGCTTTGGAGCACAAATATGGCTTCTGTGCCGCCTCCATATACAGAAAAGCGTAAATCCTTGCATCGCCCATACCAAGCACCGTACCCTAGTGATTCTACTTGA
- the PHO23 gene encoding Pho23p (similar to Ashbya gossypii ADL263W) translates to MSTPANLYPGLNDISDVIGEFPMEVARYMTLLREIDAKCVNTVPELNSQIGKFLAEESAGTAKTQLQTINQLFQDLMPSLEEKMHVSSIAFESLDRLVTRIELAYEVALKNQEIPEKLRLGNDNHPAMHVHHELLKKVESKQQSKSQQALRSESRREAMAAKKQQNVEGSGSGSGSGPISANTSGGGYGTNNASSFLTDPPTIAQTNANPVVSVSSPNASSVSSRRRNHNEPTTNNVVPNNNANTTRKRKRQTKEDYFQRPKTNEYGEALYCYCNQVAYGEMVGCDGENCQLEWFHLSCINLETLPKGKWYCDDCKR, encoded by the coding sequence ATGAGCACACCGGCGAACTTGTATCCCGGATTAAATGACATATCGGATGTTATTGGGGAGTTCCCAATGGAGGTGGCGAGATACATGACTCTACTTAGGGAGATAGATGCCAAATGTGTGAACACAGTGCCTGAGTTGAACTCGCAGATAGGAAAGTTTCTTGCGGAAGAGAGTGCTGGCACGGCCAAGACGCAATTGCAGACTATCAATCAGTTATTTCAAGATCTAATGCCGTCGTTGGAAGAGAAAATGCACGTATCGTCCATTGCATTCGAGTCTTTGGATCGGTTGGTCACAAGGATAGAGTTGGCATACGAAGTAGCTCTAAAGAACCAGGAGATCCCGGAGAAGCTTCGATTAGGCAATGACAACCACCCTGCGATGCATGTACATCACGAGCTACTCAAGAAGGTTGAATCAAAGCAGCAGAGCAAATCACAACAGGCGTTGAGGAGTGAATCACGCCGAGAAGCGATGGCTgctaagaagcagcaaAATGTCGAAGGCTCAGGCTCAGGCTCAGGCTCAGGTCCCATAAGCGCCAACACCAGTGGCGGTGGCTACGGCACCAACAACGCCTCCAGTTTTCTAACCGACCCGCCAACAATCGCACAGACAAATGCTAACCCGGTGGTCTCTGTCTCGTCGCCGAACGCTTCTTCCGTATCTAGCAGAAGACGTAATCACAACGAGCCTACTACGAACAATGTTGTTCCCAACAACAATGCAAACACCACCCGAAAACGCAAACGACAAACTAAAGAAGACTACTTCCAACGACCCAAAACAAACGAATACGGCGAGGCTCTGTACTGCTACTGCAATCAAGTCGCATACGGCGAGATGGTAGGCTGCGATGGAGAAAATTGTCAACTAGAATGGTTTCACTTGTCTTGTATAAATTTAGAAACACTGCCGAAGGGAAAGTGGTACTGCGATGATTGTAAGAGATAG
- a CDS encoding Ras family protein (similar to Ashbya gossypii ADL262W), whose protein sequence is MMIKNSIREYKLVVVGGGGVGKSALTIQLIQSHFVDEYDPTIEDSYRKQVVIDGQVSILDILDTAGQEEYSAMREQYMRTGEGFLLVYSVTSRTSFEELMTYYQQILRVKDVDYVPIFVVGNKSDLEDERQVSYEEGVNLAKHFNASFLETSAKQAINVEDSFYGLARLVRDDGGIHNINNSKRFDHSNDDAGGAGEGGAGVAGAGVAGAGNDVAHGDDGDAERGFDNLPNSSVGSKQAGAGPSDSQKAAEGSGASGSLRGGRAYQQSLSADDGNTKKGSSGCCIIS, encoded by the exons ATGATGATCAAG AACAGTATAAGAGAGTATAAGTTGGTTGTTGTAGGCGGAGGAGGTGTTGGTAAATCGGCGCTAACTATCCAGTTGATCCAGTCACATTTTGTGGATGAGTATGATCCTACTATCGAGGATTCTTACAGGAAGCAGGTGGTTATTGATGGGCAGGTTTCTATTTTAGATATATTGGATACAGCGGGGCAGGAGGAGTATTCTGCAATGAGGGAGCAGTATATGAGGACAGGTGAGGGGTTTCTATTAGTTTATTCGGTGACTTCGAGGACTTCGTTTGAGGAGTTGATGACGTACTATCAGCAGATTTTGAGGGTAAAGGATGTGGATTATGTTCctatttttgttgttgggAATAAGTCAGATTTGGAAGACGAGAGACAGGTTTCATACGAGGAGGGAGTTAACCTTGCTAAGCACTTCAATGCATCGTTTTTAGAGACGTCTGCTAAGCAGGCTATTAATGTGGAAGATTCCTTCTATGGTCTAGCTCGGCTGGTTCGCGATGACGGGGGTATACACAATATCAACAATTCTAAACGTTTTGATCATAGCAACGACGACGCTGGTGGTGCAGGTGAGGGTGGTGCAGGTGTCGCCGGTGCAGGTGTCGCCGGTGCAGGTAATGATGTGGCCCATGGAGATGATGGCGATGCAGAACGTGGCTTTGATAATCTGCCAAATTCTTCAGTGGGCAGTAAGCAAGCAGGCGCCGGCCCTTCTGATTCACAGAAAGCTGCTGAAGGTTCTGGAGCTAGCGGCTCTCTCAGAGGCGGTAGGGCGTACCAGCAATCGCTTTCTGCTGACGATGGTAATACTAAGAAGGGTTCATCTGGTTGTTGCATAATTTCTTGA
- the CRC1 gene encoding carnitine:acyl carnitine antiporter (similar to Ashbya gossypii ADL264C) → MGDQTDIAAGDGVKGGSGLNDNVKSFTAGGVGGVCAVLSGHPFDLLKVRCQSNQASGTIDAARKILVEARGKSGIAAVNALKGFYKGVIPPLIGVTPIFAVSFWGYDVGKKIVKLNDTSAGMTTAQIATAGFISAIPTTLVTAPTERVKVVLQTSSKHSLGSAAKHILATGGLRSLFKGSLATLARDGPGSALYFASYEFTKAKLNAISGTNELSIANVCLAGGVAGVSMWLGVFPIDTIKTKLQSSSVKQGMLEATKEIYRTRGGIKGFFPGIGPALLRSFPANAATFLGVEMTHAFFKKHDL, encoded by the coding sequence ATGGGGGACCAAACGGATATAGCAGCAGGAGACGGAGTGAAAGGTGGGTCGGGACTCAATGATAACGTGAAGTCTTTTACGGCAGGCGGTGTTGGAGGTGTTTGTGCGGTATTGTCGGGTCATCCATTTGATTTATTGAAGGTACGGTGCCAATCTAACCAGGCTTCAGGGACGATTGATGCAGCACGGAAGATTTTGGTTGAGGCTCGTGGCAAGTCGGGGATTGCAGCAGTTAATGCTCTGAAGGGGTTTTACAAGGGAGTGATTCCTCCTTTGATTGGGGTGACGCCTATATTTGCGGTGAGTTTTTGGGGGTATGATGTTGGTAAGAAGATTGTGAAGCTCAATGATACCTCTGCTGGGATGACTACTGCTCAGATTGCCACGGCCGGGTTTATTTCGGCGATTCCTACTACGTTGGTGACGGCGCCTACTGAGCGGGTGAAGGTAGTGTTGCAGACATCTTCGAAGCATTCGTTGGGATCCGCAGCGAAACATATTCTGGCCACAGGTGGGTTGAGGTCTCTATTCAAGGGGTCTCTTGCCACGCTAGCTCGTGATGGACCGGGTAGTGCGTTGTACTTTGCCTCTTACGAATTCACAAAGGCAAAGTTGAATGCTATTTCAGGTACGAATGAACTAAGTATTGCGAATGTGTGTCTTGCTGGCGGGGTTGCAGGTGTTTCTATGTGGCTTGGTGTGTTCCCGATCGACACTATAAAGACTAAGTTACAGTCGAGCAGTGTGAAACAAGGAATGCTGGAAGCAACTAAGGAAATCTACAGAACCCGTGGTGGTATCAAAGGGTTCTTCCCGGGAATTGGACCTGCTCTGCTTAGATCCTTCCCTGCGAATGCAGCTACTTTCTTAGGTGTGGAGATGACTCATGCGTTCTTTAAGAAGCATGACTTGTGA